Within Acidimicrobiia bacterium, the genomic segment GTCGATCGCGCCCGCGTCGGCAATCAGGCGCTCGCACACCGACGCGTCCGCGACGTCGCCCTCGAGGACCACCGCGCGATCCTCGCCGACGTCGTCCGCGATCGCGCGCGCCGTCCGGTCCGCGGCGGCGCGGTCGACGTCCGCGCAGGCGACGACCGCGCCTTCGCGCGCGGCGAGACGAGCGATCGCCTGACCGTTGCCGATCGGCGCGTCGGGATCGGCGCCACCACCGCGCGTCCCCGCCCCGACGACGAGGACGCGACGACCACGCAGGCGGTCACGGCCCGGCGCGTCGCCGCGCGCCTCGGGAGCGAGGTCGCTCACGTCGTGCGGGTCCACGCGCGGAACCTCGTCGCGAAGTCGTCGGTGTCGACGTCGACGCGCGCGAACCCGGCTCGTTGCAGCCGCGTCCCGAACGTCCGGGGATCGACCGGTACACAGACGTCGCCCTCGTGCAGCGCGCGGAAGTCGTCGCTGTCGCGGCTGTCGACGCCCGCGAGCACAGCACCGGGGCAGAGGACGCGTGCGACCTCGGCGAGCAACCGGTCCTGCAGGTCGACCGACGGGACGTGGTGGAGCATCGTGAACGAGAACGCGGCGGTGAACCGTGCGTCGCGGAACGGCAATCGCGCACCGTCACCCTCGACGACGCGGACGTTCGTCGCCGCGAAGCGCGCCTGCAGCTGCCGGGCGAGCTCGTCGTCGAGCTCGACCGCGGTCACGTGCGGGAAGCTCCGCTGCAGCACGTCCGTGGTGCGCCCGGGGCCGGGGCCGACCTCGAGGACGTCGGCGCCCGGGTCGATCCCCTCGAGCACCCACGGGACGATGTCGCGCTCGACGATCTCGGCCCACCCGTCGCTCGCGCAGAGCTCGAGGTGGATCTCGTTCACGTGGGGCGTTCCCGGCCGACGGCGTCGCG encodes:
- a CDS encoding class I SAM-dependent methyltransferase, with translation MNEIHLELCASDGWAEIVERDIVPWVLEGIDPGADVLEVGPGPGRTTDVLQRSFPHVTAVELDDELARQLQARFAATNVRVVEGDGARLPFRDARFTAAFSFTMLHHVPSVDLQDRLLAEVARVLCPGAVLAGVDSRDSDDFRALHEGDVCVPVDPRTFGTRLQRAGFARVDVDTDDFATRFRAWTRTT